A genomic stretch from Hymenobacter psoromatis includes:
- a CDS encoding MFS transporter permease, translated as MSELLTAPAIATPPRRLDAALVWLMALTCGLVVANIYYNQPLLAAIGHTFGVSDSQASLIATATQIGYTLGILLAVPLGDMLERKRLILWLLVGAAVYLSGAALAPTFGLLAVASVLIGICSSVPQLLLPMAAHLAPEADRGRIVGRIMSGLLIGILLSRTVSGYAGAHLGWRLVFAGAAGLMLALTGLLAWRLPQDRPNFTGTYASLMRSLGTLARELPPLRRSALVGGSIFAAFSVFWTTLVFYLGSPAYGYGSDVAGFFGLVGAAGALAAPLAGGLADRRGSSYAITAGLVLALASYLLLGVGGGYLAGLILGILLLDVGVQSVHISNQTLIFSLRPEARSRLNTVYMTGYFTGGSLGSVVGGLAWTHFGWSGVCAVGGAFVVLALALHRFYGRED; from the coding sequence ATGTCTGAGTTACTTACTGCGCCTGCTATCGCTACCCCCCCTCGCCGCCTCGATGCCGCCCTGGTCTGGCTCATGGCCCTCACCTGCGGGCTGGTGGTGGCCAATATTTATTACAACCAACCACTGCTGGCCGCCATTGGGCACACGTTCGGCGTCTCCGACAGCCAGGCCAGCCTGATAGCCACGGCCACCCAAATCGGCTACACGTTGGGCATTCTGCTGGCCGTGCCGTTGGGCGATATGCTGGAGCGCAAACGCCTCATTCTCTGGCTGCTGGTGGGCGCGGCCGTGTACCTGAGCGGCGCGGCGCTGGCCCCCACCTTCGGGCTACTGGCGGTGGCGAGCGTGCTTATCGGCATCTGCTCGTCGGTGCCGCAGCTGCTGCTGCCGATGGCGGCGCACCTGGCCCCCGAGGCTGACCGCGGCCGCATCGTGGGGCGCATCATGAGCGGGCTGCTAATTGGGATTTTGCTCTCGCGCACGGTGAGCGGCTACGCGGGCGCGCACCTGGGCTGGCGGCTGGTATTTGCCGGCGCGGCGGGCCTCATGCTGGCGCTCACGGGCCTGCTGGCCTGGCGGCTGCCGCAGGACCGGCCCAACTTTACGGGCACCTACGCCTCGCTGATGCGCTCGCTGGGGACGCTGGCGCGCGAGCTACCGCCGCTGCGGCGCTCGGCGCTGGTGGGGGGTAGCATTTTCGCCGCGTTCAGCGTGTTCTGGACGACACTGGTTTTCTACCTCGGCAGCCCCGCCTATGGCTACGGCAGCGACGTAGCGGGCTTTTTTGGGCTGGTGGGGGCCGCCGGCGCGCTGGCCGCGCCGCTGGCCGGCGGCCTGGCCGACCGGCGCGGGTCGAGCTACGCCATCACGGCGGGGCTGGTGCTGGCGCTGGCTTCGTACCTGCTGCTGGGGGTAGGTGGGGGCTACCTGGCCGGGCTGATACTGGGCATTTTGCTGCTCGACGTGGGCGTGCAGTCGGTCCATATCTCCAACCAGACGCTCATCTTCTCGCTGCGCCCCGAGGCCCGCAGCCGCCTCAATACGGTGTACATGACGGGTTATTTCACGGGCGGCTCCCTCGGCTCAGTGGTCGGCGGCTTGGCCTGGACGCACTTTGGCTGGTCCGGCGTGTGCGCCGTGGGCGGCGCGTTTGTGGTGCTGGCGCTGGCGTTGCACCGGTTTTATGGGCGGGAAGATTAG
- a CDS encoding transcription elongation factor GreAB: protein MSRGFVKEDDAQTPPIVPPRAALPPGTPNYVTPSGLEQLRAELAVLEATRPAAEADHTNDTDRTHRLSLLNGRLALLTERLASARVVDPATQPPGEVRFGATVTLRTVQGGRAGFERTLTLVGVDEADVAQGKVGFVAPIARAVQGARLGQVVALRLGPATEEVEVMSISY from the coding sequence ATGAGCCGAGGATTTGTAAAAGAGGATGATGCCCAAACGCCGCCCATCGTGCCGCCGCGCGCCGCCCTGCCGCCCGGCACCCCTAACTACGTGACGCCCAGCGGTCTGGAGCAGCTCCGCGCCGAGCTGGCCGTGCTCGAAGCCACCCGCCCCGCCGCCGAAGCCGACCACACCAACGACACCGACCGCACCCACCGCCTGTCGCTGCTCAACGGCCGTCTCGCGCTCCTTACCGAGCGCCTGGCCAGCGCCCGCGTGGTGGACCCCGCCACCCAGCCGCCGGGCGAAGTGCGCTTTGGGGCCACTGTCACGTTGCGCACGGTGCAGGGGGGTAGGGCCGGTTTCGAGCGCACTCTCACCCTCGTGGGCGTCGATGAGGCCGATGTCGCGCAGGGCAAAGTAGGCTTTGTGGCGCCCATCGCGCGGGCGGTGCAGGGCGCGCGGCTGGGTCAGGTCGTAGCCCTGCGTCTCGGTCCAGCCACGGAAGAGGTGGAAGTAATGAGTATTAGCTATTAA